In Dehalococcoidales bacterium, the DNA window GCAGCAGCGCCTTGCGCTCCGGGGGATAGTCCGGGAAAGTGCGGCGGTACCAGGCATGGTTGGCCCGGGCGCGCGGCAGCAGGTTAGCCACCGTCCAGAAGGCGAAAACGAGGCCGGCCAGCGACCAGGTGGCCAAAGCCCAGCCCACCCAGATGGTCATTTCCCCGAGGTAGTTAGGGCTGGACACCCAGCGGTACAAACGGTGACCGGAAATTTTATAGCCGGACTCGCCGGGCTTGCGGAGGTCGCGCAGGGCCAAATCCGACTCCCTATTAATAACATAGCCAGTGATAAACATAAGCACGCCGACGATGAAACGGGGGTCGCTCAGCCAGCTGTCCGCGTAGCCGCCGGAAAGAGTGAAGACCCAGCGCCCATTGAGGTAGGCATTGACCAGGTTGAACATCAGCCCGAAGCTGACGACCGAAAGCGGCATGCGCCGGGCCTCACCGCGCAGGGAAAAGGGGTAGATAAAGGCCCGGTGGATATAATGCGCCTCCCACAGGAAAAGAAAAATAAGGGTGGGGGCGTTGAGGCGGATATCGCCGATAAAGAAGCAAACGGCAAAGACCACCGGCGAGGCCGCCTCCATGAGTATCCAGCCGAGCTTGCTGCCCACGGAATAGCCCCAGCCCTTCCGGACATGGCGGCCGTAGGGGGCGGCGATGAAAAACAGCGCGATAAGCACCACCACGCCCAGCGCGAACCAGGCGATAAGCAGGATGTTAAAAACAGTAGTTTCTTTCAAGATTTCACCCCGTTTTCAGCTTTATCATTCAGGCGGAGCAGGCCGTTTTCCTGAAACCAGCGCAGCGTATCTTCCAGGGTGGAGCGGAAAGGGCGGGGACTATAGCCCAGCTCCCGGCTGGCTTTATCGTGGCTGATGCGCCGGTTGCTTTCCAGCGCCCGCAAGGAGACGCCGGTATAGAGCGGCCGGCTGCCGTTCAATCTGCTCGCTCCCTGGATAAACGGCGCGCCGATACGCGCCAGCCACAGCGGGCAGACCAGCTTACCGGCGGCCGTGCCGGTGATGTCCGCCACCATCGCGGCGATATCACACATGGAAATCCAATGCCCGGAAAGGAGATAACGTTCCCCGGCCGGGGCCTTTTGCTCCGCCAGCACGGCGCCCGCCGCCACGTCACGCGCATCCACCCAATCGAACCCACCCCTGACCAGAGCGGGAAGCCGGCCCTGGGCCATGCGCAGCAGCGCCTCCCCGATATAGGAGGGCTGGAAATCATAAGGACCGAGGGCGGCGGTGGGATAAACGATAATGGCATCCAGCCCCTGCTCGATACCGCGCCGGACTTCCAACTCCGCGGCGGCTTTAGAGCGGTCGTAGGGGGGACAGCGGCGGGAGGCCACCAGCGGGCGGGACTCGTCCACGGGGGTGGCGAAAGGCTCCTGGGTCAGCGCGTGGATGGAGCTGAAATGAACCAGCCGCCTGACGTTAGAGCGCCGGCAGGCCTCCACCACGTTGCGCGTGCCGCCGATGTTAATCTCAGCGATACGCGGATAGTCCGCCATGGACAGGGAGATGCTGGCCGCCAGGTGATAGACCACATCTACGCCCTGGAAAGCCCGGCAGAGCGAGGCGACATCACGGACATCACCGTTCACCCGTTCAACGTCCAGCCCCTCGATAGCCCGGCAGCTGACATGCACCAGGCAGCGGGTGGGACGGCCGCTCTGAACCAGAGCGCGTACCAGATTTGCCCCGATATGGCCTGAAGCGCCCGTTACTGCTACCGTCATTTGAGCCATTATAGCACAGAGCCAACCGCCGCCGCCAAAAGAAATCTATCCGGGCAGGCAACAAGTCAAAATATCAATTACCGTTCGTCCAGGGGAAGCGGGGATAAGGGGGATTATCTACCGCCCCTAATGCGCTATGGTTCGACAAGTCCCGATTCCTGCGTCATGTCCCGATTCCCTATGGTCATGCGGGACACCGGATGAGGTACGAATCGGTGCGGGATGGCGATAAAATCGTTCACTCACCATGAGCGGCTACGGAGGAAAGGCAGGCTCACCCTGCGACAAGTTCATTGTGAGCGGTAATAATAGTATTAATCACGGCTGTTTTA includes these proteins:
- a CDS encoding methyltransferase, with the translated sequence MKETTVFNILLIAWFALGVVVLIALFFIAAPYGRHVRKGWGYSVGSKLGWILMEAASPVVFAVCFFIGDIRLNAPTLIFLFLWEAHYIHRAFIYPFSLRGEARRMPLSVVSFGLMFNLVNAYLNGRWVFTLSGGYADSWLSDPRFIVGVLMFITGYVINRESDLALRDLRKPGESGYKISGHRLYRWVSSPNYLGEMTIWVGWALATWSLAGLVFAFWTVANLLPRARANHAWYRRTFPDYPPERKALLPGIW
- a CDS encoding NAD-dependent epimerase/dehydratase family protein — protein: MTVAVTGASGHIGANLVRALVQSGRPTRCLVHVSCRAIEGLDVERVNGDVRDVASLCRAFQGVDVVYHLAASISLSMADYPRIAEINIGGTRNVVEACRRSNVRRLVHFSSIHALTQEPFATPVDESRPLVASRRCPPYDRSKAAAELEVRRGIEQGLDAIIVYPTAALGPYDFQPSYIGEALLRMAQGRLPALVRGGFDWVDARDVAAGAVLAEQKAPAGERYLLSGHWISMCDIAAMVADITGTAAGKLVCPLWLARIGAPFIQGASRLNGSRPLYTGVSLRALESNRRISHDKASRELGYSPRPFRSTLEDTLRWFQENGLLRLNDKAENGVKS